One segment of Porticoccus hydrocarbonoclasticus MCTG13d DNA contains the following:
- a CDS encoding NRDE family protein, with translation MCLMILAWQTHSEYPLIVVANRDEYHQRPSTPLHFWTDAPDILAGRDLKGGGTWLGVNRSGRWAGVTNYREGRENPAPRSRGDLTREFLLGSMPAVDYAGQVIRHGADYNGFNLLVGDSETLAYCSNRHSAAKVLPPGIYSLSNHLLDSPWPKAEHAKAALTALLQRQQTPDFSSLAACLQRQAPFADEVLPDTGVGIALERMLSPPFICGHGYGTRCTSVLLMSRAGTMQMTEQNYQPGGRPGQRLSFTFSLDRKR, from the coding sequence ATGTGTTTGATGATACTGGCCTGGCAAACCCACTCCGAGTACCCGCTGATCGTTGTCGCCAACCGCGATGAATACCACCAGCGGCCTTCGACACCGCTGCATTTCTGGACAGACGCGCCGGATATTCTGGCGGGTCGGGACCTGAAGGGCGGTGGTACATGGCTCGGGGTCAACCGCAGCGGCCGCTGGGCCGGGGTCACCAATTACCGGGAGGGTCGGGAAAACCCGGCCCCGCGATCCCGCGGCGACCTCACCCGGGAATTTTTACTGGGCAGCATGCCGGCTGTCGACTACGCCGGGCAGGTTATCCGCCATGGGGCGGACTACAATGGCTTCAACCTGCTGGTCGGGGATAGCGAAACACTGGCCTATTGCTCAAACCGTCACAGCGCTGCAAAGGTTCTGCCGCCAGGCATCTACTCATTGTCCAACCATCTGCTGGATAGCCCCTGGCCCAAAGCGGAACATGCGAAAGCTGCGTTGACAGCATTGCTGCAAAGGCAGCAGACGCCCGATTTTTCCTCCCTGGCAGCCTGCCTGCAACGGCAGGCACCTTTTGCCGATGAAGTCCTGCCGGATACAGGCGTGGGTATCGCACTGGAAAGAATGTTGTCCCCACCCTTTATCTGTGGTCATGGGTACGGCACTCGCTGCACCAGCGTGCTTTTGATGAGTCGTGCAGGGACTATGCAAATGACCGAACAGAATTATCAACCGGGCGGCCGACCGGGACAGCGCCTGTCCTTTACCTTTAGCCTCGACCGCAAGCGTTAA
- the lgt gene encoding prolipoprotein diacylglyceryl transferase codes for MLSYPQIDPVAFALGPLTVHWYGLMYLVGFIAAWLLALRRSERPWSPVRRTQVEDLVVYGAFGVILGGRFGYVMFYNLDKWLSDPLWLFRIWEGGMSFHGGLLGVLMALWLFSRRINQSFLALGDFVTIMVPIGLGLGRIGNFIGQELWGRYTSSWLGMVFPNDPLQLPRHPSQLYQAFLEGLVLFLVLLFFTRKPRPVGMVSGLFLVLYGSFRFAVEFFREPDGHIGFDLFDWVTRGQLLSLPMIAVGVGLILWSWLRQGNIDTVR; via the coding sequence ATGCTGAGCTATCCCCAGATTGATCCTGTCGCCTTTGCCCTCGGCCCACTGACGGTCCATTGGTACGGTCTGATGTATCTGGTTGGGTTTATCGCGGCCTGGTTGCTGGCGTTACGTCGCAGCGAACGGCCCTGGTCCCCGGTGCGCCGCACGCAAGTGGAGGATCTGGTGGTGTATGGTGCCTTTGGTGTGATCCTCGGTGGCCGTTTCGGGTATGTCATGTTTTACAATCTCGATAAATGGTTGTCGGACCCTCTTTGGTTATTCCGGATTTGGGAAGGCGGGATGTCCTTCCATGGCGGTCTTTTGGGCGTGCTGATGGCCCTCTGGCTGTTCAGTCGTCGCATCAATCAATCTTTTCTGGCACTGGGGGATTTTGTCACCATCATGGTGCCTATTGGTCTGGGATTGGGCAGGATAGGTAATTTTATCGGGCAGGAGCTATGGGGGCGGTATACCAGTTCGTGGCTGGGTATGGTGTTTCCCAATGATCCGTTGCAGTTGCCAAGACACCCTTCGCAGCTTTATCAGGCATTTCTGGAGGGACTGGTGCTGTTCCTGGTGCTGCTGTTTTTTACCCGGAAGCCCCGACCCGTCGGCATGGTAAGTGGGCTGTTCCTGGTGCTCTATGGCAGCTTTAGATTTGCCGTTGAGTTTTTTCGGGAGCCCGATGGCCATATCGGGTTTGATCTTTTTGACTGGGTGACGCGGGGGCAGCTACTCAGTCTGCCGATGATTGCCGTGGGCGTTGGCCTGATACTCTGGAGTTGGCTGCGGCAGGGTAATATCGATACCGTCCGTTAG
- the thyA gene encoding thymidylate synthase, which produces MKQYLDLMRHIRDSGIRKEDRTGTGTLSVFGYQMRFDLTEGFPLVTTKKVHLKSIIHELLWFIRGDTNIRYLVQNGVNIWNHWPFQSWLNQTGQADDYPMYSAEWREQMKLFVAKIREDEVFAAQYGDLGPVYGHQWRNFEGVDQLAQVIGDIRSNPDSRRLIVSAWNPKDIPVMVKSGLPPCHSLFQFYVTDGRLSCQLYQRSADVFLGVPFNIASYALLTLMVAQVTGLKPGDFVHTFGDAHLYANHVQQVEEQLGRSPLPLPRMVINPAVTDLFDFRFEDFELLDYQSHAPISAPVAV; this is translated from the coding sequence ATGAAGCAATACCTCGATCTGATGCGCCACATTCGGGATAGTGGTATCCGCAAGGAAGATCGCACTGGTACGGGCACCCTCAGCGTGTTTGGTTATCAGATGCGCTTCGACCTGACCGAGGGCTTTCCGCTGGTCACGACCAAGAAGGTTCACCTGAAATCGATCATTCATGAGCTGCTGTGGTTTATCCGCGGTGATACCAATATCCGATATCTGGTGCAGAACGGCGTCAACATCTGGAACCATTGGCCGTTCCAGAGCTGGCTCAACCAGACCGGGCAGGCCGACGACTATCCCATGTACAGCGCCGAGTGGCGCGAGCAGATGAAGCTGTTCGTGGCGAAGATTCGCGAAGATGAAGTCTTTGCCGCTCAATACGGCGATCTGGGGCCGGTCTATGGCCACCAGTGGCGCAACTTCGAGGGTGTGGATCAACTGGCTCAGGTGATTGGGGATATTCGCAGCAATCCGGATTCCCGCCGTCTGATCGTCTCAGCCTGGAACCCCAAGGACATTCCGGTGATGGTCAAGTCCGGCCTGCCACCCTGCCACAGCCTGTTTCAGTTTTACGTCACTGATGGGCGGCTGTCCTGTCAGTTGTACCAGCGCAGTGCCGACGTGTTCCTCGGAGTGCCGTTCAATATTGCCTCCTATGCGCTGCTGACTCTGATGGTGGCCCAGGTCACCGGTCTGAAACCGGGGGATTTCGTGCATACCTTTGGCGATGCGCATCTCTACGCCAACCACGTGCAGCAGGTGGAAGAGCAGCTGGGGCGGTCGCCTTTGCCGCTCCCTCGCATGGTCATCAACCCAGCTGTGACCGATCTGTTCGACTTCCGCTTCGAAGATTTCGAACTGCTTGATTATCAGTCCCACGCCCCGATTTCAGCGCCGGTAGCGGTGTAA
- a CDS encoding dihydrofolate reductase: MVCLTLSLIVAMDRNRVIGRNNTLPWRLPDDLRYFKSVTMGKPILMGRKTFESIGRPLPGRLNIVISRDPCWRHSGVSTTSSLADAMALAAADPGAVAAGEVMVIGGEQIYRSAIELADRLYITRVDTAVEGDAFFPDFDETCWREVARKQPENQADIPYYFQVLERRRC; this comes from the coding sequence ATGGTTTGTCTGACACTTTCCCTGATTGTTGCGATGGATCGAAATCGTGTTATTGGTAGAAATAATACGTTGCCCTGGCGATTGCCGGACGATTTAAGGTATTTCAAGTCGGTTACCATGGGCAAACCAATTCTGATGGGCCGCAAAACGTTCGAGTCCATTGGTCGACCCTTGCCGGGTAGATTGAACATCGTGATCAGCCGGGACCCATGCTGGCGACACAGCGGGGTCTCCACGACTTCTTCTCTAGCCGATGCGATGGCACTGGCTGCTGCTGACCCCGGTGCTGTGGCCGCAGGAGAGGTGATGGTGATCGGTGGCGAGCAGATCTATCGCAGCGCCATTGAGCTGGCTGATCGGCTCTATATTACCCGGGTTGATACAGCGGTAGAGGGCGATGCCTTCTTCCCTGATTTCGATGAGACCTGTTGGCGGGAAGTGGCGCGAAAACAGCCGGAAAATCAGGCTGATATACCCTACTACTTTCAGGTGCTCGAACGCCGCAGATGCTGA
- a CDS encoding DUF3450 domain-containing protein: MIFNRLLSRFMPVSGVIDRVEENRICGPLRGVLLLVSASLMMVSAAQAADVDDVVAAEKAKIGAAKSSQQRVDTIADEADELFQNFKQVNKQIEGLKVYNAQLDAQLADQRQTITDLESSIENATLMERQITPLTLKMINALEQFVSLDMPFLLDERRDRIARLHANLSRADLSSAEKFRQVLEAYKIESEYGARIDSYTDTVMMDGKPREVILLRVGRIALIYQTPDQQITAAWDQRSGSWQVLDSGDYRSAVAEGIRIARKRAAVDMLQLPIPAPEVVQ; the protein is encoded by the coding sequence GTGATTTTCAATCGATTGCTCTCACGTTTCATGCCTGTTAGTGGCGTCATCGACCGGGTTGAGGAAAACCGGATTTGTGGCCCGCTCAGGGGTGTATTGCTGCTGGTTAGTGCTTCTTTGATGATGGTGTCCGCAGCTCAGGCGGCGGATGTCGATGATGTTGTGGCAGCGGAAAAAGCCAAGATTGGCGCCGCGAAATCGTCCCAGCAACGGGTGGACACAATCGCCGACGAAGCAGATGAATTGTTTCAGAATTTCAAGCAGGTCAACAAACAGATTGAGGGACTGAAGGTCTATAACGCCCAACTGGATGCGCAGTTGGCGGATCAGCGCCAGACCATCACCGATCTGGAGTCCTCTATCGAGAATGCCACATTGATGGAACGGCAGATCACGCCACTCACCCTCAAAATGATCAACGCTCTGGAGCAGTTTGTCTCTCTGGATATGCCGTTTCTGCTGGATGAGCGTCGCGACCGCATTGCCCGTTTGCACGCCAACCTGTCGCGTGCTGATTTGAGCAGTGCAGAAAAATTTCGTCAGGTGTTGGAAGCCTACAAAATCGAGAGTGAATACGGTGCCCGCATCGACAGCTACACGGACACCGTCATGATGGATGGCAAGCCTCGCGAGGTGATCCTGTTGCGTGTGGGCCGCATTGCGCTGATTTACCAAACGCCCGATCAGCAGATCACTGCGGCCTGGGATCAACGGAGTGGCAGCTGGCAGGTTCTCGACAGCGGTGATTATCGCAGTGCGGTCGCAGAGGGTATTCGCATTGCCCGAAAACGGGCGGCTGTGGATATGCTTCAGTTGCCGATTCCGGCACCGGAGGTGGTGCAATGA
- a CDS encoding MotA/TolQ/ExbB proton channel family protein, translated as MNRSFLQSLLLGFALLLPASGAVQAEDAASLDELLTLIKNARLSESREQSEREAAFRRARSERAELLKQAKAELAAEERRSETLEKTFAENEIKVAALREQLQTRLGSLREMFGHLTAAAGDTRTTLNNSLVSAQYPDRTDFLDDMIERMSGNTRLPSLDDIEQLWYEINREMIEGGRVVSFPATVVTAEGERVQQQVVRVGLFNLLSNGAYLHYPPGTGMITELPRQPGRDYRKAAQTLQAAKEGFTRTGIDPTGPSGGTLLSALMDSPGWLERWHQGGWIGYLITALGVIALLLAGWRFAVLSIISRRVTAQLNNPSADLNNPLGRVLKVGEDHRGADAESLELKLHEQVLKERPTIESGLGLLKIIAMVAPLMGLLGTVTGMIVTFQAITLFGTGDPKTMAGGISAALVTTVLGLCVAIPTVLLHALINSPAQRVLHILEEQSAGIVAEQTEA; from the coding sequence ATGAACCGCTCTTTCCTTCAATCACTGCTACTGGGGTTCGCCTTGCTATTGCCGGCATCCGGTGCCGTTCAGGCAGAGGATGCCGCTTCCCTGGATGAGCTGCTGACGCTGATCAAAAATGCCCGGCTGAGTGAGTCCAGAGAACAATCGGAACGGGAGGCAGCATTCCGGCGAGCCAGGTCCGAGCGGGCCGAATTGTTAAAGCAGGCAAAGGCTGAGCTCGCTGCAGAGGAGCGCCGCTCCGAAACACTGGAAAAGACCTTTGCTGAAAACGAAATTAAAGTGGCTGCCCTGCGCGAGCAGTTGCAGACCCGGCTCGGCTCCCTCAGGGAAATGTTTGGTCATTTGACGGCAGCTGCCGGGGATACTCGCACAACTCTGAACAACTCTCTGGTGAGTGCCCAGTATCCGGATCGTACGGATTTTCTTGATGATATGATCGAACGGATGAGTGGTAACACCCGTTTGCCTTCTCTGGACGATATTGAGCAGCTCTGGTACGAAATCAATCGTGAGATGATCGAGGGTGGGCGTGTGGTGAGCTTCCCTGCCACTGTGGTCACCGCAGAGGGTGAGCGAGTCCAGCAGCAGGTTGTGAGAGTCGGCCTGTTCAACTTGCTCTCGAATGGTGCCTATCTGCACTATCCGCCAGGAACCGGGATGATCACAGAGCTGCCGCGACAGCCGGGGCGCGATTACAGAAAAGCCGCGCAGACGTTACAGGCGGCCAAAGAAGGTTTTACACGTACCGGCATTGATCCCACCGGACCGAGTGGCGGCACTCTGCTGTCTGCCCTTATGGATAGTCCGGGTTGGCTGGAGCGCTGGCATCAGGGCGGCTGGATCGGTTATCTCATTACAGCACTCGGCGTGATAGCACTACTGCTGGCAGGTTGGCGTTTTGCCGTACTTTCCATCATATCCCGCCGGGTCACAGCGCAGCTGAACAATCCAAGCGCCGATCTCAACAATCCACTGGGCCGGGTGCTCAAGGTGGGCGAGGATCATCGTGGCGCTGATGCAGAATCGCTGGAGTTAAAACTGCACGAGCAAGTGCTCAAGGAGCGGCCCACTATTGAGTCAGGTCTGGGGCTGTTAAAAATCATTGCCATGGTGGCCCCGTTGATGGGATTGCTGGGTACTGTCACCGGCATGATTGTCACGTTCCAGGCGATTACCCTGTTTGGCACGGGCGACCCGAAAACCATGGCCGGCGGGATTTCAGCGGCACTGGTGACGACGGTGCTTGGCCTGTGTGTGGCGATTCCCACGGTGTTGCTGCATGCCCTGATTAACAGCCCGGCTCAGCGAGTGCTGCATATTCTGGAAGAGCAGAGTGCCGGCATTGTGGCAGAGCAAACCGAGGCTTGA
- a CDS encoding MotA/TolQ/ExbB proton channel family protein has translation MLLLEDIGKFLDAGGPVLLVIALLLLVMWTLIFERVWYFRTVLRNDIRVVLDYWETRAERRSVRAHQIREALISRVALKLNRNLSLIRALMTVAPLLGLLGTVTGMIGVFQVLSLSGGGDARAMAAGVSQATIPTMAGMVAALSGVFANTYLRRVAERERLLLADHLTMDH, from the coding sequence GTGTTGTTGTTGGAAGATATTGGCAAGTTTCTCGATGCCGGCGGACCTGTTCTGCTGGTTATAGCGCTGTTGCTGCTGGTGATGTGGACCCTGATCTTCGAGCGGGTATGGTATTTTCGCACGGTGCTCAGGAATGACATCCGTGTGGTGCTCGATTATTGGGAAACCCGCGCAGAGCGACGTTCGGTGAGGGCACACCAGATCCGTGAGGCATTGATCTCCCGGGTGGCGCTGAAGCTCAATCGTAACCTGTCACTGATTCGGGCGCTGATGACTGTCGCTCCCCTGCTGGGTCTGCTGGGGACAGTGACCGGTATGATCGGTGTCTTCCAGGTATTATCCCTCAGTGGCGGTGGTGATGCCCGCGCCATGGCCGCTGGCGTCTCCCAGGCCACTATCCCCACTATGGCCGGGATGGTGGCAGCGTTGTCCGGGGTTTTTGCCAATACCTATTTGCGTCGCGTAGCCGAGCGGGAGCGGTTGCTGCTGGCCGACCATCTGACCATGGACCACTGA
- a CDS encoding ExbD/TolR family protein, producing the protein MRDRIYRQPDPPQSIDLTPMLDVVFIMLIFFIVTATFIREPGIDVDRAVAVTGAGQTPAILVAVGQDDSIWIDQQKVDPGNLRLHILRLRTENPHGGLVIQADGRAAMATLSQVADAARSAGINNVSVSTRSP; encoded by the coding sequence ATGCGTGACAGAATTTACCGACAGCCGGATCCTCCCCAATCGATTGACTTGACACCCATGCTTGACGTGGTTTTTATCATGCTGATTTTTTTTATTGTCACAGCCACGTTTATTCGCGAACCCGGTATTGATGTGGACCGTGCGGTCGCGGTTACCGGTGCCGGGCAAACACCTGCCATTCTGGTGGCGGTTGGTCAGGATGACAGCATCTGGATCGACCAGCAAAAGGTGGATCCAGGCAACTTGCGACTGCATATTCTGCGTCTGCGCACTGAAAATCCCCACGGAGGCCTGGTGATCCAGGCAGATGGCCGGGCGGCCATGGCAACCCTGTCCCAGGTGGCTGATGCAGCGCGCTCGGCCGGGATAAATAATGTCTCCGTTTCCACCCGGAGTCCCTGA
- a CDS encoding energy transducer TonB — translation MVLMRYALAAVLGLIMTLALLLGMHGLITASGGAEPDRSLRKIADIWQPQRTIEEHRKVTRPEKPREAERPPPPVPDLQVNIETPKGPVDMMTPSMEGLQVGLGGSFTRDSDYIPVYVPQPDYPPMALRQGVEGYAVVEVVITVTGSVRDVKLLEESPANKGFGKYALRAAEKLKYKPRVIDGKAEEVPGVLYKFSFQIAR, via the coding sequence ATGGTGTTGATGCGGTATGCACTGGCGGCGGTTCTCGGTTTGATCATGACGTTGGCACTGTTGCTGGGCATGCATGGGCTCATCACAGCTTCGGGTGGGGCGGAGCCGGACAGGTCATTGCGGAAGATAGCGGATATCTGGCAACCGCAACGAACCATTGAGGAACATCGCAAGGTAACCCGGCCGGAAAAACCCCGGGAGGCTGAGCGTCCGCCACCTCCTGTGCCCGATCTCCAGGTCAATATTGAGACGCCAAAAGGTCCTGTCGATATGATGACGCCTTCAATGGAGGGCCTGCAGGTGGGGCTAGGTGGCTCATTTACCCGCGATTCGGATTATATTCCCGTCTATGTGCCCCAGCCCGATTATCCTCCCATGGCCCTGCGGCAGGGTGTGGAGGGTTATGCGGTGGTGGAAGTGGTCATCACAGTTACCGGCAGTGTGCGGGATGTCAAACTGCTCGAAGAATCGCCGGCCAATAAGGGTTTTGGCAAATATGCCCTGAGAGCGGCAGAAAAACTCAAATACAAGCCTCGGGTTATCGATGGCAAGGCAGAAGAGGTCCCGGGTGTGTTATATAAATTTTCTTTCCAGATTGCCAGGTAG
- a CDS encoding tetratricopeptide repeat protein, with translation MKLLQQRMGLGRWWLLAVLVLGPVQPWAVSEEAAEQRQYQDTKTRQRQAVGQACANQLEPLQAALQGDSAPSRAQLSELIEQLGSLVDRPCSSSYEKSQIYNLLGYSHYSLEQYPRAIDNYLKMLAEPEVDDRQKVATRYTVAQLYFIQEDYGRAARQLETWLKETPEPGSDGRMLLAQAYYYLKRQDESLRLVNQIVAEALSSGKIPKESWWSLQRVLFYERGEYQKVIAVLKQLVTHYPGTRYWQQLGGIFGQLERSGDQLAVMDLLHLQRQLKDQRQLLSLAYLYLGAEVPFRAARILDEGLSSGVIEPTAKNLETLGGAWQLARETDKALPALQRAANLSDSGAIASRLASAYLDANDNSAAVREARNALRKGDLSRPALTRLTLGAALVNLNCHREAEPVFEAAAADQNVRKTARQWLQYVRSEAARREKLMEMDADIAGCQLI, from the coding sequence ATGAAGCTATTGCAACAGCGGATGGGGTTGGGTCGTTGGTGGCTGTTGGCGGTGCTGGTGTTGGGGCCGGTTCAGCCCTGGGCTGTATCCGAGGAGGCCGCCGAACAGCGACAGTATCAGGACACCAAGACCCGTCAGAGACAGGCGGTTGGACAGGCCTGCGCCAATCAACTGGAGCCCCTTCAGGCGGCGTTGCAAGGCGACAGTGCCCCGTCCCGGGCCCAACTCAGTGAATTGATTGAACAGTTGGGCAGTCTGGTGGACCGGCCCTGCAGTTCCAGTTATGAAAAATCACAAATCTACAACTTGCTGGGCTATAGCCACTATTCTCTGGAGCAGTATCCCCGCGCTATCGACAACTACCTGAAAATGCTCGCCGAGCCAGAGGTGGACGATCGGCAGAAAGTGGCTACCCGCTATACCGTAGCCCAGCTGTATTTCATACAGGAGGATTATGGCCGGGCTGCCCGGCAGCTGGAAACCTGGCTGAAGGAAACGCCGGAGCCGGGCAGTGATGGACGCATGTTGCTGGCTCAAGCGTATTATTATCTCAAGCGTCAGGACGAATCCCTGCGTCTGGTTAACCAGATCGTGGCGGAAGCGTTGTCCAGTGGAAAAATACCCAAAGAGAGCTGGTGGTCCCTGCAGCGTGTACTTTTCTACGAGCGGGGCGAGTATCAGAAAGTGATAGCGGTGCTCAAGCAGCTGGTGACACACTATCCCGGCACGCGCTACTGGCAGCAACTGGGTGGGATTTTTGGTCAGCTTGAGCGGAGCGGCGACCAGCTTGCCGTGATGGACCTGCTTCATTTGCAGCGACAATTAAAGGATCAGCGGCAGCTGCTGTCCCTGGCGTATCTCTATCTGGGTGCCGAGGTACCTTTTCGGGCCGCCAGGATCCTTGATGAAGGCTTGAGCAGTGGTGTCATTGAGCCGACGGCAAAGAACCTGGAGACACTGGGTGGTGCCTGGCAGCTGGCACGCGAGACCGACAAGGCGTTGCCGGCGTTGCAGCGAGCGGCCAATCTGTCGGATAGCGGGGCAATTGCTTCCCGGTTGGCGTCAGCCTATCTGGATGCCAACGATAATTCAGCCGCTGTTCGGGAGGCGCGCAATGCCCTGCGCAAAGGTGACTTGTCCCGCCCTGCCCTGACGCGCCTCACCCTCGGCGCGGCACTGGTCAACCTGAACTGTCATCGGGAGGCAGAGCCGGTATTTGAGGCTGCAGCAGCGGACCAAAATGTCCGTAAAACTGCCCGGCAGTGGTTGCAATATGTTCGCAGCGAGGCTGCCCGCAGAGAAAAACTCATGGAGATGGACGCGGATATCGCGGGTTGCCAATTAATTTAG
- the ilvD gene encoding dihydroxy-acid dehydratase, whose protein sequence is MPVYRSHTTTQGRNMSGARALWRATGMKDGDFDKPIIAVANSFTQFVPGHVHLKDMGQLVIGEIEKAGGVGKEFNTIAVDDGIAMGHDGMLYSLPSRDIIADSVEYMVNAHCADALVCISNCDKITPGMLMAAMRLNIPTIFVSGGPMEAGKTKLSEHKLDLVDAMVIAADPDASDEKANEYERSACPTCGSCSGMFTANSMNCLTEALGLSLPGNGTTLATHADRRRLFEEAGRRIVSMAREYYEEDHLAVLPRSIASFEAFENAMTMDIAMGGSTNTILHLLAAAQEANVDFTMADIDRLSRKVPQLCKVAPSTPQYHVEDVHRAGGVFGILGELDRAGLLHTDVSTVHTPTMAAALSSWDIMRNNDEALTKFFKAGPAGIPTQQAFSQDTRWGSLDADRQNGCIRSLEHAFSLEGGLAVLYGNIALNGCVVKTSGVDDSILVFSGPAHICESQDQAVEDILNDRVKAGDVVIIRYEGPRGGPGMQEMLYPTSYLKSKGLGKDCALITDGRFSGGTSGLSIGHVSPEAAAGGAIGLVRDGDIIEIDIPGRTINVALSDQQLAERRVEQDDLGWHPVEKRPRRVSAALQAYAALATSADRGAVRDLNLITIK, encoded by the coding sequence ATGCCGGTATATCGCTCACACACCACCACCCAAGGCCGCAACATGTCTGGTGCCCGCGCCCTGTGGCGGGCCACCGGCATGAAAGATGGCGACTTTGACAAACCGATCATCGCCGTTGCCAATTCCTTTACCCAATTCGTGCCGGGGCATGTCCACCTGAAAGACATGGGCCAACTGGTCATCGGCGAAATCGAAAAAGCCGGCGGGGTGGGCAAGGAATTCAATACGATTGCCGTGGATGACGGTATCGCCATGGGCCACGACGGCATGCTCTACTCACTGCCTTCGCGGGATATTATCGCCGACTCGGTGGAATACATGGTGAATGCCCACTGTGCCGATGCTCTGGTGTGTATATCCAACTGTGACAAGATCACCCCCGGTATGCTGATGGCAGCGATGCGGCTCAATATACCGACCATTTTTGTCTCAGGCGGACCCATGGAAGCTGGCAAAACCAAGCTTTCCGAGCATAAGCTGGATCTGGTGGATGCCATGGTGATAGCCGCTGATCCAGATGCATCCGACGAAAAAGCCAATGAATATGAACGCTCCGCCTGCCCTACCTGCGGTTCCTGTTCGGGGATGTTTACGGCGAATTCGATGAACTGTCTCACCGAAGCACTGGGGTTGTCCCTACCGGGCAATGGCACCACCCTGGCGACCCATGCGGACCGCCGCAGACTCTTTGAAGAAGCGGGTCGACGCATCGTCTCAATGGCCCGGGAGTACTACGAAGAGGATCACCTAGCCGTGCTGCCCCGCTCCATTGCCAGCTTTGAGGCGTTTGAAAATGCCATGACCATGGACATCGCCATGGGCGGCTCCACCAATACCATTCTTCATCTTCTGGCCGCCGCCCAGGAAGCCAACGTGGACTTCACCATGGCCGACATCGACCGACTGTCGCGGAAAGTGCCACAACTCTGCAAGGTGGCGCCCAGTACCCCGCAATATCACGTCGAGGACGTACATCGCGCCGGTGGCGTGTTCGGCATTCTCGGCGAACTGGATCGCGCGGGACTGCTGCACACGGATGTCTCTACAGTTCACACACCGACCATGGCGGCGGCCTTATCCAGCTGGGATATCATGCGCAACAATGACGAGGCACTGACAAAATTCTTCAAGGCCGGCCCCGCCGGCATCCCCACCCAACAGGCCTTCAGCCAGGATACCCGTTGGGGTTCTCTCGATGCCGACCGCCAAAACGGTTGTATCCGCAGTCTTGAGCACGCCTTCAGTCTGGAGGGCGGGCTGGCCGTACTGTATGGCAATATCGCCCTCAACGGCTGTGTGGTGAAAACCTCCGGTGTGGATGACTCAATTCTGGTTTTCTCCGGTCCGGCCCATATTTGTGAAAGCCAGGATCAGGCCGTCGAGGATATTCTCAACGACCGGGTCAAAGCCGGCGACGTTGTTATTATTCGCTATGAAGGACCCCGTGGCGGCCCGGGTATGCAGGAGATGCTCTACCCCACCAGCTATCTCAAGTCGAAGGGGCTGGGCAAGGACTGTGCGCTGATCACCGACGGACGTTTTTCCGGCGGCACCTCCGGCCTGTCCATCGGCCACGTCTCTCCTGAAGCCGCCGCTGGCGGGGCCATCGGCCTGGTCAGGGATGGCGATATCATTGAAATTGATATCCCCGGGCGCACCATCAACGTGGCACTCAGCGACCAGCAACTGGCAGAGCGCCGCGTCGAACAGGATGACCTGGGCTGGCATCCAGTGGAAAAACGGCCTCGCCGGGTATCTGCTGCACTGCAGGCTTATGCCGCACTGGCGACCAGCGCCGATCGCGGCGCCGTGCGTGACCTGAACCTGATCACCATCAAATAG